The Montipora capricornis isolate CH-2021 chromosome 3, ASM3666992v2, whole genome shotgun sequence genome window below encodes:
- the LOC138040745 gene encoding integrase/recombinase xerD homolog, whose amino-acid sequence MLFSDASSTGCGAFIQGSSLVCHRNWSPEESQKSSTWRELFAIKFALNAFDSQLVGQRVRCFTDNQNVVRIVQVGSMVKELHDIALDVFLLTSQRNIQLDVNWLPREQNSQADFVSKIIDFDDYSVDDDIFRHLDELWGPHSVDRFACCYNSKLPRFNSSFLQPDVFSSGIWSSLAELSDPSLKELATRLKSTVLASKANGTTDAYRRAFLRWKGFASSKAEMQVFPAKAEQVALYLQHVLDSTQSHAAVDSAIYGIQWAHNLAGIPSPTVSPIVHSISRAAKRLIGTRLLNKKEPISPVMISRLVESSNLDNLLELRNVCIFLLTFAGFFRIEKVLHIKYGDVIFHDGYVAINLNISKTDQLRKGNQVVIAKSPNSVTCPVRIFKRYLSKVERFPVDDDHYVFRALAKTRLGHTLVSVNKPISYSSIRDYFKSSFKDIVPDIKSFGTHYLRAGGASAAANAGVEDRLFQRHGRWKSVSAKNGYINDSLVSRLSVSQSLGI is encoded by the exons ATGTTGTTTTCAGATGCTTCTTCGACGGGTTGCGGCGCTTTTATTCAAGGTTCCAGTTTAGTTTGTCACAGAAATTGGTCCCCAGAAGAGTCTCAAAAGTCTTCTACCTGGAGGGAGCTTTTTGCAATTAAGTTTGCCCTTAATGCTTTTGATAGTCAATTGGTGGGTCAGAGAGTTCGCTGTTTCACTGATAACCAGAATGTTGTTAGAATTGTTCAGGTCGGTAGTATGGTTAAAGAGTTACATGACATTGCCTTGGATGTTTTCCTTCTTACTTCGCAGcgcaatattcagcttgatgtTAACTGGCTACCGCGTGAGCAGAATTCACAGGCGGATTTTGTAAGCAAGATTATCGATTTCGATGATTACTCCGTTGATGACGATATTTTCCGTCACCTTGATGAGCTCTGGGGCCCACATTctgttgacagatttgcctgcTGTTATAATTCCAAGTTGCCCAGGTTTAACTCCAGCTTTCTCCAGCCAG atgttttcagtTCGGGTATCTGGTCCTCGTTGGCTGAGCTGTCTGATCCATCTTTAAAGGAATTGGCTACCAGGTTGAAGTCTACTGTTCTCGCGTCGAAAGCAAATGGAACGACTGATGCATACAGACGCGCTTTTCTACGCTGGAAAGGTTTTGCTTCCTCAAAGGCCGAAATGCAAGTTTTTCCTGCTAAGGCTGAGCAGGTGGCCTTGTATCTCCAGCATGTGTTGGACTCGACGCAGTCCCATGCCGCGGTGGATTCTGCCATTTACGGAATTCAGTGGGCTCACAATTTGGCTGGCATTCCTTCTCCTACTGTCAGTCCCATCGTTCATTCTATTAGTAGAGCGGCCAAGAGGTTAATTGGAACACGTCTGCTTAACAAGAAGGAGCCGATTTCACCTGTTATGATCTCGAGGCTGGTTGAATCCTCTAATTTGGACAACTTGCTGGAACTGAGGAAcgtttgtatttttcttttgacaTTTGCCGGATTTTTCAGAATAGAAAAAGTGTTACACATAAAGTATGGTGATGTTATTTTCCATGATGGCTACGTTGCTATCAATCTTAATATAAGCAAGACTGACCAGCTTAGGAAAGGCAACCAGGTTGTTATTGCCAAAAGTCCAAATAGTGTTACCTGTCCTGTAAGGATTTTCAAGCGTTATTTATCTAAAGTTGAGCGTTTTCCTGTTGACGATGATCATTATGTTTTTAGGGCCCTCGCTAAGACTAGGTTAGGTCATACCCTCGTTTCAGTCAATAAGCCAATAAGTTACTCCAGTATTAGAGATTATTTTAAAAGTAGTTTCAAGGATATTGTTCCTGACATTAAGTCGTTTGGCACGCATTATTTAAGGGCAGGTGGTGCTTCTGCTGCTGCTAATGCAGGTGTTGAGGATAGGCTTTTTCAAAGGCATGGTAGATGGAAATCAGTTTCGGCTAAAAATGGCTATATCAATGATAGTTTGGTTTCTAGGTTGTCAGTTTCCCAAAGTTTGGGTATTTAG
- the LOC138041588 gene encoding DBH-like monooxygenase protein 1, with protein MKVTHQITFVLALVVFCCAVSADMHDGMMHYASLKSSDGSFELKWAYNNATEMLYFAMKCKNTGWCGVGFSTRDNGTGMKDYDIAVGGYSNSNTKYLFDYWSTATGQPSKDSQQNLTIQSASQMGEYTMVNFTRPATTTDMMKDVQFTPDTEVWVMYAMHSADVDGDGEMFSKHSEKGRISVKHNLIKMALAADGHGHSDGDGEGEGHDHDHDHDHDHDHDHGDGSSASTNILGGTCAVASALLYLVAHFELSF; from the exons ATGAAAGTCACTCATCAAATCACCTTTGTCTTGGCACTGGTTGTGTTCTGCTGTGCTGTCAGCGCGGATATGCACGACGGGATGATGCACTACGCGAGTCTCAAGTCTTCCGATGGGTCTTTCGAGTTGAAATGGGCCTACAATAACGCCACTGAAATGCTGTACTTCGCAATGAAGTGCAAAAACACCGGTTGGTGCGGAGTGGGTTTCAGCACCAGGGATAATGGTACAGGCATGAAAGATTACGATATTGCCGTTGGTGGATACAGTAACAGCAACACCAAATATCTTTTT GACTACTGGAGTACAGCTACGGGACAACCAAGCAAAGATTCACAGCAAAACCTGACCATTCAATCTGCCAGCCAAATGGGCGAATATACGATGGTGAACTTTACAAGGCCAGCAACTACTACTGACATGATGAAGGATGTTCAGTTTACG cCCGATACTGAAGTTTGGGTTATGTACGCTATGCACAGTGCCGATGTCGATGGAGATGGCGAGATGTTTTCGAAACACTCGGAAAAAGGCAGAATATCAGTTAAACACAACCTGATTAAGATGGCATTAGCCGCTGACGGGCACGGTCACAGTGACGGTGATGGTGAAGGTGAAGGTcacgatcacgatcacgatcacgatcacgatcacgatcacgatcacgGTGACGGGTCATCagcgtcgacaaacattttagGCGGGACATGCGCTGTTGCCAGTGCCCTATTGTATTTAGTTGCCCACTTTGAGTTGTCCTTTTAA